A window from Clupea harengus chromosome 14, Ch_v2.0.2, whole genome shotgun sequence encodes these proteins:
- the dpysl5a gene encoding dihydropyrimidinase-related protein 5a isoform X2, with translation MSSTGSTARILIKGGKVVNDDFTQEADVYIENGVIQQVGKELMIPGGAKVIDASGKLVMPGGVDTCVHLNQSFMNATPADDFYSGTKAALAGGTTMVIDLVLPERNESLLDAYESTRSVADSKTCCDYALHVGVTWWGPKVRAQMESLVREKGVNSFHMFMAYKDLYMLRDGELFQVLQHCKDIGAVARVHAENGELVAEGAKEALDLGISGPEGIEISRPEELEAEATHRAITIANRAHCPIYLVNVSSMSAGDVVATAKMQGKVVHGETTMAHAVMNGLQYYHQEWAHAAAYVTVPPLRLDPNTPNYLMSLLGNDTLNVVVSDHRPFTTKQKAMGKDDFTKIPHGVPGIQDRMSVIWERGVVGGKMDENRFVAVTSSNAAKIYNLYPRKGRIIPGADADVVVWDPDAARTISVDTQLQGGDVNLYEGLRCHGVPLVTISRGRVVYENGIFTCSEGSGKFYPLRTFPDYLYKKMVQREKALKGVERAPYEGDVATVNSGKRDAGCTDADNPAPRPTTRHGGVRDLHGSSFSLSGAQIDDSVPKRASARILAPPGGRSSGIW, from the exons ATGTCTTCCACTGGATCGACAGCACGGATCCTCATTAAGGGGGGGAAGGTAGTGAACGATGACTTCACACAGGAGGCAGATGTCTACATCGAGAACGGCGTCATCCAGCAGGTGGGCAAGGAGCTGATGATCCCGGGCGGTGCCAAGGTGATCGACGCCTCAGGGAAGCTGGTGATGCCCGGCGGCGTGGACACCTGCGTGCACCTGAACCAGAGCTTCATGAACGCCACGCCCGCTGACGACTTCTACAGCGGCACCAAG GCCGCTCTGGCTGGAGGTACCACCATGGTGATTGATCTGGTTCTGCCTGAGAGGAACGAGTCCCTGCTGGACGCCTATGAGAGCACTCGCTCCGTGGCCGACTCCAAGACATGCTGTGACTACGCCCTGCATGTGGGCGTCACCTGGTGGGGACCCAAG GTACGCGCCCAGATGGAATCGCTAGTGCGGGAGAAGGGGGTGAACTCCTTCCACATGTTCATGGCCTATAAGGATCTGTACATGCTGAGGGACGGCGAGCTCTTCCAGGTGCTGCAGCACTGTAAGGACATTGGGGCGGTTGCTCGTGTCCACGCCGAGAACGGAGAACTGGTCGCCGAG GGAGCAAAAGAGGCGTTAGACCTCGGCATCAGTGGTCCAGAGGGCATCGAGATCAGCCGTCCGGAGGAG CTGGAGGCAGAAGCCACCCATCGTGCCATCACCATTGCCAACAGA GCTCACTGCCCCATCTATTTGGTGAATGTTTCCAGTATGTCTGCTGGGGATGTTGTAGCTACTGCCAAGATGCAAG GGAAGGTGGTCCACGGTGAGACAACCATGGCCCACGCCGTGATGAACGGGCTTCAGTACTACCACCAGGAATGGGCCCATGCTGCTGCCTATGTCACTGTGCCCCCCTTGAGGCTCGACCCCAACACCCCCAACTACCTGATGAGTCTCCTGGGAAA CGACACTCTAAATGTAGTTGTGTCAGACCACCGGCCCTTCACCACCAAGCAGAAGGCCATGGGCAAAGACGACTTCACCAAGATCCCCCACGGAGTCCCAGGCATCCAGGACCGTATGAGTGTCATCTGGGAGAGAGGCGTG GTTGGAGGTAAAATGGATGAGAACCGATTTGTTGCTGTGACCAGCTCTAATGCAGCGAAGATCTACAACCTTTACCCACGCAAGGGCCGCATCATCCCCGGAGCCGACGCCGATGTGGTGGTCTGGGACCCTGATGCAGCCAG gACCATCTCTGTGGACACACAGCTTCAAGGAGGCGATGTAAATCTTTACGAGGGCTTGCGTTGCCATGGCGTCCCTCTGGTCACCATCAGCCGTGGCCGTGTGGTGTATGAGAATGGCATCTTCACCTGTTCCGAGGGCTCTGGAAAGTTCTACCCCCTGCGGACATTCCCTGATTACCTCTACAAGAAGATGGTCCAGAGAGAGAAG GCTCTAAAGGGAGTGGAGCGGGCTCCCTATGAGGGTGACGTAGCTACGGTGAACTCAGGGAAGAGGGACGCTGGTTGCACAGATGCAGACAACCCCGCACCCCGCCCCACCACCCGCCACGGAGGAGTCAGAGACCTGCACGGGTCTAGCTTCAGCCTgtcag GTGCCCAGATCGATGACAGCGTCCCTAAGAGGGCCTCGGCCCGCATCCTGGCTCCCCCTGGTGGCCGCTCCAGTGGGATCTGGTAA
- the dpysl5a gene encoding dihydropyrimidinase-related protein 5a isoform X1: MSSTGSTARILIKGGKVVNDDFTQEADVYIENGVIQQVGKELMIPGGAKVIDASGKLVMPGGVDTCVHLNQSFMNATPADDFYSGTKAALAGGTTMVIDLVLPERNESLLDAYESTRSVADSKTCCDYALHVGVTWWGPKVRAQMESLVREKGVNSFHMFMAYKDLYMLRDGELFQVLQHCKDIGAVARVHAENGELVAEGAKEALDLGISGPEGIEISRPEELEAEATHRAITIANRAHCPIYLVNVSSMSAGDVVATAKMQGKVVHGETTMAHAVMNGLQYYHQEWAHAAAYVTVPPLRLDPNTPNYLMSLLGNDTLNVVVSDHRPFTTKQKAMGKDDFTKIPHGVPGIQDRMSVIWERGVVGGKMDENRFVAVTSSNAAKIYNLYPRKGRIIPGADADVVVWDPDAARTISVDTQLQGGDVNLYEGLRCHGVPLVTISRGRVVYENGIFTCSEGSGKFYPLRTFPDYLYKKMVQREKCQALKGVERAPYEGDVATVNSGKRDAGCTDADNPAPRPTTRHGGVRDLHGSSFSLSGAQIDDSVPKRASARILAPPGGRSSGIW; encoded by the exons ATGTCTTCCACTGGATCGACAGCACGGATCCTCATTAAGGGGGGGAAGGTAGTGAACGATGACTTCACACAGGAGGCAGATGTCTACATCGAGAACGGCGTCATCCAGCAGGTGGGCAAGGAGCTGATGATCCCGGGCGGTGCCAAGGTGATCGACGCCTCAGGGAAGCTGGTGATGCCCGGCGGCGTGGACACCTGCGTGCACCTGAACCAGAGCTTCATGAACGCCACGCCCGCTGACGACTTCTACAGCGGCACCAAG GCCGCTCTGGCTGGAGGTACCACCATGGTGATTGATCTGGTTCTGCCTGAGAGGAACGAGTCCCTGCTGGACGCCTATGAGAGCACTCGCTCCGTGGCCGACTCCAAGACATGCTGTGACTACGCCCTGCATGTGGGCGTCACCTGGTGGGGACCCAAG GTACGCGCCCAGATGGAATCGCTAGTGCGGGAGAAGGGGGTGAACTCCTTCCACATGTTCATGGCCTATAAGGATCTGTACATGCTGAGGGACGGCGAGCTCTTCCAGGTGCTGCAGCACTGTAAGGACATTGGGGCGGTTGCTCGTGTCCACGCCGAGAACGGAGAACTGGTCGCCGAG GGAGCAAAAGAGGCGTTAGACCTCGGCATCAGTGGTCCAGAGGGCATCGAGATCAGCCGTCCGGAGGAG CTGGAGGCAGAAGCCACCCATCGTGCCATCACCATTGCCAACAGA GCTCACTGCCCCATCTATTTGGTGAATGTTTCCAGTATGTCTGCTGGGGATGTTGTAGCTACTGCCAAGATGCAAG GGAAGGTGGTCCACGGTGAGACAACCATGGCCCACGCCGTGATGAACGGGCTTCAGTACTACCACCAGGAATGGGCCCATGCTGCTGCCTATGTCACTGTGCCCCCCTTGAGGCTCGACCCCAACACCCCCAACTACCTGATGAGTCTCCTGGGAAA CGACACTCTAAATGTAGTTGTGTCAGACCACCGGCCCTTCACCACCAAGCAGAAGGCCATGGGCAAAGACGACTTCACCAAGATCCCCCACGGAGTCCCAGGCATCCAGGACCGTATGAGTGTCATCTGGGAGAGAGGCGTG GTTGGAGGTAAAATGGATGAGAACCGATTTGTTGCTGTGACCAGCTCTAATGCAGCGAAGATCTACAACCTTTACCCACGCAAGGGCCGCATCATCCCCGGAGCCGACGCCGATGTGGTGGTCTGGGACCCTGATGCAGCCAG gACCATCTCTGTGGACACACAGCTTCAAGGAGGCGATGTAAATCTTTACGAGGGCTTGCGTTGCCATGGCGTCCCTCTGGTCACCATCAGCCGTGGCCGTGTGGTGTATGAGAATGGCATCTTCACCTGTTCCGAGGGCTCTGGAAAGTTCTACCCCCTGCGGACATTCCCTGATTACCTCTACAAGAAGATGGTCCAGAGAGAGAAG TGTCAGGCTCTAAAGGGAGTGGAGCGGGCTCCCTATGAGGGTGACGTAGCTACGGTGAACTCAGGGAAGAGGGACGCTGGTTGCACAGATGCAGACAACCCCGCACCCCGCCCCACCACCCGCCACGGAGGAGTCAGAGACCTGCACGGGTCTAGCTTCAGCCTgtcag GTGCCCAGATCGATGACAGCGTCCCTAAGAGGGCCTCGGCCCGCATCCTGGCTCCCCCTGGTGGCCGCTCCAGTGGGATCTGGTAA
- the mapre3a gene encoding microtubule-associated protein RP/EB family member 3a isoform X1, protein MAVNVHSTSVTNENLSRHDMLAWVNDSLQLIYTKIEQLCSGAAYCQFMDMLFPGCILLKKVKFQAKLEHEYIHNFKVLQAAFKRMNVDKIIPVEKLVKGKFQDNFEFVQWFKKFFEANYDGKEYDPQQARQGQDAAPQPNPGEHFSHKPKKSCGHPGPQRTSPTVPKNMPTPQRLMNTTIRKNPPLSRNGGSDAELMELNQQLMELKLTVDGLEKERDFYFSKLRDIELICQESESDSPILARIINILYATEDGFAPPEDDELDEQAQLDQDEY, encoded by the exons ATGGCTGTGAACGTGCACTCCACCTCTGTGACCAACGAGAACCTGAGCCGACATGACATGCTGGCGTGGGTCAACGACTCCCTGCAGCTCATCTACACCAAGATCGAGCAGCTCTGTTCAG GGGCGGCCTACTGCCAGTTCATGGACATGCTTTTCCCTGGTTGCATCTTGTTGAAGAAAGTGAAGTTCCAAGCGAAGCTGGAACACGAGTACATACACAACTTCAAAGTGCTCCAGGCTGCCTTCAAAAGGATGAATGTCGACAAA ATCATTCCCGTGGAGAAGCTGGTGAAAGGAAAATTCCAGGACAACTTTGAGTTCGTTCAGTGGTTTAAGAAATTCTTTGAGGCCAACTACGACGGCAAGGAATACGACCCGCAGCAGGCAAGGCAGGGCCAAGATGCGGCCCCTCAACCCAACCCAGGTGAACACTTTTCCCACAAACCCAAGAAAAGTTGTGGCCACCCAG GACCACAGAGAACATCACCGACAGTCCCCAAAAACATGCCCACGCCACAAAGATTGATGAACACCACGATCAGGAAGAACCCACCCCTTTCACGGAACGGTGGCAGCGACGCAGAGCTCATGGAACTCAATCAACAG ttaaTGGAGTTGAAACTGACTGTGGATGGACTTGAAAAGGAAAGAGACTTCTACTTCAGTAAACTGAGGGACATTGAGCTAATCTgccaagagagtgagagtgacagtCCCATCCTCGCCCGGATAATAAACATCCTGTATGCCACAGAG GACGGCTTTGCGCCTCCAGAGGATGATGAACTTGACGAACAGGCCCAGCTGGACCAGGATGAATACTGA
- the mapre3a gene encoding microtubule-associated protein RP/EB family member 3a isoform X2, which translates to MAVNVHSTSVTNENLSRHDMLAWVNDSLQLIYTKIEQLCSGAAYCQFMDMLFPGCILLKKVKFQAKLEHEYIHNFKVLQAAFKRMNVDKIIPVEKLVKGKFQDNFEFVQWFKKFFEANYDGKEYDPQQARQGQDAAPQPNPGPQRTSPTVPKNMPTPQRLMNTTIRKNPPLSRNGGSDAELMELNQQLMELKLTVDGLEKERDFYFSKLRDIELICQESESDSPILARIINILYATEDGFAPPEDDELDEQAQLDQDEY; encoded by the exons ATGGCTGTGAACGTGCACTCCACCTCTGTGACCAACGAGAACCTGAGCCGACATGACATGCTGGCGTGGGTCAACGACTCCCTGCAGCTCATCTACACCAAGATCGAGCAGCTCTGTTCAG GGGCGGCCTACTGCCAGTTCATGGACATGCTTTTCCCTGGTTGCATCTTGTTGAAGAAAGTGAAGTTCCAAGCGAAGCTGGAACACGAGTACATACACAACTTCAAAGTGCTCCAGGCTGCCTTCAAAAGGATGAATGTCGACAAA ATCATTCCCGTGGAGAAGCTGGTGAAAGGAAAATTCCAGGACAACTTTGAGTTCGTTCAGTGGTTTAAGAAATTCTTTGAGGCCAACTACGACGGCAAGGAATACGACCCGCAGCAGGCAAGGCAGGGCCAAGATGCGGCCCCTCAACCCAACCCAG GACCACAGAGAACATCACCGACAGTCCCCAAAAACATGCCCACGCCACAAAGATTGATGAACACCACGATCAGGAAGAACCCACCCCTTTCACGGAACGGTGGCAGCGACGCAGAGCTCATGGAACTCAATCAACAG ttaaTGGAGTTGAAACTGACTGTGGATGGACTTGAAAAGGAAAGAGACTTCTACTTCAGTAAACTGAGGGACATTGAGCTAATCTgccaagagagtgagagtgacagtCCCATCCTCGCCCGGATAATAAACATCCTGTATGCCACAGAG GACGGCTTTGCGCCTCCAGAGGATGATGAACTTGACGAACAGGCCCAGCTGGACCAGGATGAATACTGA